The following nucleotide sequence is from Pseudomonadota bacterium.
ATACAGGCGGGCCTCTCTAGCACGGAGGTCCGGCAAATACAATCCATAGTTGAAGTTTCGGTCAGGAGTGCTATTTCAGCGCCATGGCACCACATGGCCGGCCCTCAGCCATCGCCGCCCTCGCGCTCTACGGAGCTGCCGGCCTTGCGCTGGCCGCCTCGGCGGTCGCGGGGCTGGTCCTGGGCGATTATATCGACCGCAGGGCGGGCAGCGGCCCGTGGGGCGCCGCGACGGGCCTCGTGCTGGGATTTGCCGCAGGTCTTGCGAACCTCATAAGGACGGTGCGCAGGATGGAGAGCGGAAAGGGGGACCATGACGGCAAAGGCAGGTGATGTCAGGGGAGTGGTCCTGCGCGTGCTCGCCTTAACGGCGGCGCTGGCGGCGGCAGCGGTCGCCGCTGCAATACTGTTCTCCACGCAAAGGACCGCCCTGTCGCTGGGGGCAGGCGCTGTCATCGGCGCACTCTCCTTCGTGGCCCTCGCGGCGTCGATATCCTGCTCGGCAGGCTCGCGCCGCATGGGCGTCAGAGCGGCGCTGATCACAGGGCTTTGTATGCTCAAGCTCGCGGCAATAGGCGCCCTGCTGTGGTGGCTGGTCAGCAGGGCCGTGGTGGATCCCCTCTCGTTCCTCATGGGGTTCACGGCGGTGGTGGCGGCGCTCATCATCGAGGGGCTGCGCGCGGCCTTCGCGAACAAGGGGGCGGGGACTTGACCTACGAACCCTCCATACTTGGCTGGATGGCCGACCACCTCGGCACGCCGAGGAGCTGGGACGGCCCCTATCGCCACGTCGTCACCGCCGCCTTCGTGGCCCTGACGCTGATC
It contains:
- a CDS encoding AtpZ/AtpI family protein — encoded protein: MAPHGRPSAIAALALYGAAGLALAASAVAGLVLGDYIDRRAGSGPWGAATGLVLGFAAGLANLIRTVRRMESGKGDHDGKGR